From Nicotiana tabacum cultivar K326 chromosome 22, ASM71507v2, whole genome shotgun sequence, one genomic window encodes:
- the LOC107806947 gene encoding uncharacterized protein LOC107806947, translating into MVWFVEGYRNTSFFHNHVNGKRKNFQLKRIQTGSGMWIEDQDQLANAAVDFYERQLLMKNLELSIFPSIEEVMASIFELSGESASGPGRLKKFLPYLISPNKSGFVKGRSIFENILLTQEIVTDMRLRGKPANVHFINMVWNWVSNNWYLVLVNGQSSGFFKFTRGVKKGDPLSPALFILSAELLSRLLNKLFEDKSFIGFGMPKWSEHLNHLAYDDDTIIFASAHCLSLRKITVVLGKYEKISGQMISKPKSSYYIYSKVAHGLFQAVGDSTGFPRDSFKVQRKKVGVIIGHLGRIFVSLKRRVARTTKSLWSNFMWNKYCMKELPTVVQFRKGSKVWKQILNAREEVEHDILWEMKSGTTNVWHENWTGLGALYHVLPEDFPINEDLQEAAQLRQEEAWNDQLFDQSFTEEITNHIRSSVQYEGSEDYWDGQYWMPIPVRQV; encoded by the exons ATGGTTTGGTTTGTTGAGGGATATAGGAACACAAGCTTCTTCCACAACCATGTCAATGGCAAGAGAAAGAATTTTCAATTGAAGAGGATACAAACTGGCAGTGGGATGTGGATTGAAGATCAAGATCAATTGGCTAATGCTGCAGTGGATTTCTATGAAAGGCAGTTACTAATGAAG AATCTGGAGTTGAGTATATTTCCATCAATTGAGGAAGTTATGGCATCTATTTTTGAGCTTAGTGGGGAGAGTGCTAGTGGTCCTGGGAG ATTGAAAAAATTCTTGCCTTACTTAATCTCTCCAAATAAATCTGGATTTGTAAAGGGGAGGAGTATATTTGAAAACATCTTACTGACTCAAGAGATTGTGACTGATATGAGATTGAGAGGCAAGCCAGCAAATGTG CACTTCATCAACATGGTGTGGAATTGGGTGTCAAATAATTGGTATTTAGTGTTGGTGAATGGGCAATCTTCAGGGTTCTTCAAGTTTACAAGGGGTGTGAAGAAAGGGGATCCTTTATCTCCAGCCTTGTTCATATTGTCAGCTGAGCTACTATCTAGATTATTGAATAAGCTCTTTGAAGATAAATCCTTTATTGGATTTGGGATGCCTAAGTGGTCTGAACATCTGAACCATTTGGCTTATGATGATGACACCATAATCTTTGCTTCTGCTCATTGTCTATCATTGAGAAAAATTACGGTAGTGTTGGGGAAATATGAGAAGATATCCGGCCAAATGATCAGCAAACCCAAGAGCTCCTATTATATATACTCTAAGGTGGCACATGGTCTATTTCAGGCAGTAGGGGATAGTACTGGATTTCCAAGAG ATTCTTTTAAAGTACAAAGGAAGAAGGTAGGAGTAATCATTGGTCATCTTGGAAGAATCTTTGTCTCCCTAAAGAGGAGGGTGGCTAG GACTACAAAGTCTTTGTGGTCCAATTTTATGTGGAACAAGTACTGCATGAAGGAGTTACCCACGGTTGTtcaatttagaaaggggtcaaaGGTTTGGAAGCAAATACTGAATGCTAGGGAGGAGGTTGAACATGATATTCTGTGGGAGATGAAGAGTGGGACAACTAACGTATGGCATGAAAATTGGACAGGACTGGGAGCACTATATCATGTATTACCTGAAGATTTTCCTATCAATGAGGACCTTCAAGAAGCAGCACAATTGAGGCAAGAAGAAGCATGGAATGATCAGTTGTTTGATCAAAGCTTCACTGAGGAAATTACTAATCATATTAGGTCCAGTGTGCAATATGAGGGCAGTGAGGACTACTGGGACGGACAATATTGGATGCCAATCCCCGTCAGGCAAGTTTAG